A genomic window from Qipengyuania oceanensis includes:
- a CDS encoding TonB-dependent receptor — protein MKRFPSRHHCALGALAAALAFTPTAAFAQDVGEPDADLVEGADVEDQNVIIVTAQGRSQVLADVPVAVSAVSGETLQNSGASDIRELNQVAPSLLVSSTGNEANGSARIRGIGTVGDNPGLESSVAVFVDGVYRSRSGSALSELGPIDRVEILRGPQGTLGGRNSSAGLINIYTAPPEFDFSAYGAFTYGNYDAIRVEGGINAPLGDTVAARVDGVYFERDGFYNDITNGGTINNRDRYLVRGQLLFEPNDDLSIRLVGDYSKKDEACCAATFVQPEFAPLARISAGFDPFTRPSDGAALTSTANPIVPVLLALGQDPRALTQDTFNRDLYPTPGRSYKGETEDYGISAEINWDFGNVTLTSITGYREYANSQGSDTDYTTVDILYRAPTENALARDFETFTQELRLTGEAFDGKLDWLIGAYYANEELQVRDNLRFGTQYGNFVACRIAIAINPALVNPGASNCLGANVAALDGTLTGSPAFGAATPAILAGINNLASISDLGTVSEVYNQTSENFAFFTHNIFAITDTLDLTLGLRYTNETKDFDATFRNDNTVCPTNRNLLGGFLGVPTLAPLAGGIISLSCQGNSTLELDGVSLEDSREEEEFTGTAILSWKPTPDLLVYGSYSRGYKAGGFNLDRSALSNPLAFDPANISAAALQFDEETVDAYEIGLKYSTREFGVSIAGFRQEFSNFQLNTFNGAFYIVQTVNSCDSDLGGADRDASATTGACSSDEVAPGVIAQGVEIETYLRPARDLDITLGVTYSDTSFEDNLIGDDTGAPLDPALRLLPGDNLSNAPEIVATSSLTWTPPIGDSGLEGLVFVNARMAGDYNTGSDLLFGKEQDSFVVVNGRVGLTNIADRFAIEGWVNNLFDVGYTQVAFNTPFVAPQQTFSAFLAEPRTYGITVRGKF, from the coding sequence ATGAAAAGATTTCCATCACGCCACCATTGCGCCCTTGGTGCATTGGCAGCGGCACTTGCCTTCACACCGACAGCCGCCTTCGCCCAGGATGTTGGCGAACCCGATGCGGATCTGGTTGAAGGGGCCGATGTCGAAGACCAAAACGTAATCATTGTTACCGCGCAAGGGCGATCGCAGGTCTTGGCGGATGTTCCAGTCGCCGTGTCAGCTGTTTCCGGAGAAACCCTCCAGAATTCGGGCGCCAGCGACATACGTGAGCTGAACCAGGTTGCACCGTCCCTGCTGGTGTCTTCCACCGGCAACGAAGCTAACGGTTCCGCGCGTATTCGCGGTATCGGCACGGTCGGCGACAACCCTGGTCTGGAAAGTTCGGTCGCGGTTTTTGTCGATGGAGTCTATCGCTCTCGTTCGGGAAGCGCCCTGAGTGAGCTCGGCCCTATCGACAGGGTCGAAATCCTTCGCGGTCCCCAAGGTACTCTGGGCGGGCGGAACTCATCGGCAGGCCTGATCAATATCTACACCGCACCGCCCGAGTTCGATTTCAGCGCATACGGGGCCTTCACTTATGGCAACTATGATGCGATCCGCGTCGAAGGTGGCATAAACGCTCCGCTTGGCGACACCGTAGCTGCGCGTGTGGACGGCGTGTATTTTGAGCGCGACGGCTTCTACAACGATATTACCAACGGCGGGACGATCAACAATCGCGATCGTTATCTGGTCCGCGGTCAGCTCCTGTTCGAACCCAATGACGACCTGTCCATTCGCCTTGTCGGGGATTATTCCAAAAAGGACGAAGCGTGCTGTGCCGCGACGTTCGTCCAGCCCGAGTTTGCTCCGCTTGCACGGATCAGCGCTGGATTTGATCCCTTTACGAGGCCATCGGATGGGGCCGCCCTGACGAGTACCGCAAATCCGATCGTTCCCGTGTTGCTTGCGCTTGGGCAGGATCCGCGTGCCCTCACCCAGGATACATTCAACCGCGACCTGTACCCTACGCCGGGCAGAAGCTATAAAGGCGAAACCGAAGACTACGGTATTTCGGCTGAGATCAATTGGGATTTCGGGAACGTCACGTTGACGTCTATCACGGGCTACCGTGAATATGCCAACAGCCAGGGATCTGACACCGATTACACTACTGTCGATATTCTCTACCGCGCTCCGACCGAGAATGCTCTTGCTCGAGACTTTGAAACATTCACTCAGGAACTGCGCCTTACCGGTGAGGCCTTCGATGGCAAACTCGATTGGTTGATCGGCGCGTATTACGCCAATGAAGAACTGCAGGTGCGTGACAATCTGCGGTTCGGCACCCAGTACGGCAATTTCGTAGCGTGCCGCATCGCTATCGCGATCAACCCGGCTTTGGTCAATCCGGGGGCTTCCAATTGCCTGGGTGCCAACGTGGCGGCATTGGACGGTACGCTGACCGGAAGCCCGGCATTCGGCGCTGCAACCCCGGCGATCCTCGCAGGTATCAACAACCTTGCAAGCATCAGCGATTTGGGAACGGTCAGCGAGGTCTACAATCAGACGAGTGAGAACTTCGCGTTCTTCACGCATAATATCTTTGCGATCACGGATACGCTCGATTTGACGCTGGGGCTTCGTTATACAAACGAAACCAAGGACTTCGACGCAACTTTCCGCAACGACAACACGGTTTGTCCGACAAACCGCAATCTGCTCGGAGGCTTTCTGGGTGTTCCGACTTTGGCACCTCTGGCCGGTGGTATCATCAGCCTTTCCTGCCAAGGCAATTCGACATTGGAGCTCGATGGAGTTTCTCTCGAAGACTCGCGCGAAGAAGAGGAGTTTACCGGCACGGCTATCCTGAGCTGGAAGCCAACTCCCGATCTGCTAGTCTACGGTTCGTATTCACGCGGCTACAAGGCGGGCGGTTTCAACCTCGACAGGTCTGCACTGTCAAATCCGCTTGCGTTCGATCCGGCCAATATCTCGGCAGCCGCGCTGCAGTTCGATGAAGAAACAGTCGATGCATATGAGATCGGCCTCAAATACTCGACACGCGAGTTCGGGGTTAGCATTGCAGGCTTCCGGCAAGAGTTCAGTAACTTCCAGTTGAACACGTTCAATGGGGCGTTCTACATTGTGCAGACGGTCAATAGTTGCGATAGCGATCTCGGCGGGGCCGACAGAGACGCAAGCGCGACAACCGGTGCATGCTCTTCCGATGAAGTTGCACCAGGTGTGATCGCTCAAGGTGTCGAGATCGAAACCTATCTACGGCCCGCTCGTGATTTGGATATTACCCTTGGCGTCACCTATTCTGATACGAGCTTTGAAGACAATCTTATCGGGGACGATACCGGGGCACCGCTCGACCCCGCACTACGCTTGCTGCCAGGCGACAACCTGTCGAATGCACCAGAGATCGTGGCAACATCGTCGCTTACGTGGACGCCGCCAATCGGCGACAGTGGGCTCGAAGGCCTGGTCTTCGTGAACGCTCGTATGGCTGGTGATTACAACACCGGCTCCGACCTGCTCTTCGGCAAGGAACAGGACAGCTTCGTCGTAGTGAACGGGCGTGTGGGTCTGACCAATATTGCGGATCGCTTCGCGATCGAGGGATGGGTCAATAATTTGTTTGACGTTGGGTATACGCAGGTGGCCTTCAACACGCCTTTCGTGGCTCCGCAACAAACGTTCTCCGCTTTTCTTGCGGAACCGCGGACTTACGGCATCACCGTGCGCGGCAAGTTTTAA
- a CDS encoding acyl-CoA dehydrogenase family protein, whose product MATQIEPATQTDEDAFRAEVQQFLADNFPAELKGQSNALAGVDGPTNETPAQTEWREAVGARGWGTPTWPKEYGGGGLTKAQAKIIDQEFAKAGAYNPIGGMGVMMFGPTLLEYGNEAQKKEHIPSICRGEIRWCQGYSEPNAGSDLANLQTFAEDKGDHYLVNGQKTWTSGGQWADKCFAIVRTDKSDKHKGISFMLIDMDTPGVEVRPITMISGTSPFCETFFTDVKVPKDNLVGEEGQGWTIGKRLLQHERTNISGGGSLARLMGQSLGNIAKKYQSTGADGELADAVLRDKIADFEIRWNSFLLTARRAMEESKAAGGVSEISSVLKKLGTKLSQERSELLIEIRGLQGLGWEGDGFSDGELGAVRAWLFGKATTIYGGSTEIQNNIIAKRVLGMLDHQ is encoded by the coding sequence ATGGCCACACAAATCGAGCCCGCAACCCAGACCGACGAAGACGCCTTCCGCGCGGAAGTGCAGCAGTTTCTGGCGGACAATTTTCCCGCCGAACTCAAGGGCCAGTCCAACGCACTGGCCGGCGTGGACGGCCCCACCAACGAAACGCCGGCGCAGACCGAGTGGCGCGAAGCCGTGGGCGCGCGCGGCTGGGGCACCCCCACCTGGCCGAAGGAGTACGGCGGCGGCGGCCTCACCAAGGCGCAGGCCAAGATCATCGACCAGGAATTCGCCAAGGCGGGTGCCTACAACCCGATCGGCGGCATGGGCGTCATGATGTTCGGGCCGACGCTGCTCGAATACGGGAACGAGGCGCAGAAAAAGGAACACATCCCCTCGATCTGCCGCGGCGAAATCCGCTGGTGCCAGGGCTATTCGGAACCCAATGCCGGCTCTGACCTCGCGAACCTCCAGACCTTTGCCGAGGACAAGGGGGACCACTACCTTGTCAACGGCCAGAAGACCTGGACCAGCGGCGGCCAATGGGCCGACAAGTGCTTTGCAATTGTACGAACCGACAAGAGCGACAAGCACAAGGGCATCAGCTTCATGCTGATCGACATGGACACGCCCGGCGTCGAAGTCCGCCCGATCACCATGATCAGCGGCACGAGCCCGTTCTGCGAAACCTTCTTCACCGATGTGAAGGTGCCCAAGGACAATCTCGTCGGCGAGGAAGGCCAGGGCTGGACCATCGGCAAGCGCCTTCTGCAGCACGAACGCACCAACATCTCGGGCGGCGGCAGCCTCGCCCGACTCATGGGCCAGAGCCTTGGCAATATCGCCAAGAAGTACCAGTCGACGGGCGCCGACGGCGAACTCGCCGATGCGGTGCTGCGCGACAAGATCGCCGATTTCGAAATCCGCTGGAACAGCTTCCTGCTCACCGCGCGCCGCGCGATGGAAGAGAGCAAGGCAGCTGGCGGCGTCTCCGAAATCAGCTCTGTGCTCAAGAAGCTCGGCACCAAGCTGAGCCAGGAACGCAGCGAATTGCTGATCGAAATCCGCGGGTTGCAGGGCCTCGGCTGGGAAGGCGACGGCTTTTCGGACGGCGAGCTCGGGGCCGTGCGCGCGTGGCTCTTCGGCAAGGCGACCACCATCTATGGCGGCTCGACCGAAATCCAGAACAACATCATCGCCAAGCGCGTGCTCGGCATGCTCGACCACCAGTAA
- a CDS encoding acyl-CoA dehydrogenase family protein: protein MAVLNEEQEMLRDMAREWTVNESPVTEFRKVRASGEPEAFNRDAYATMAQMGWAGVIIPEEHGGSDFGFLSAGLVVEELGKTLTASPLVMNTVAASAIVLGGSDEQKARWLPRLASGEAIATLAVDEGPSHDPAKIETSVSDGKLSGTKAFVHEAHGADLFVVAAKDGLYLVEKGDGVALTTRKLTDQRSHADVTFDGAAAEKLANGGDSLLDDVLDRARVLTAAEMLGMAQQVFDDTLDYLKQRVQFNQVLASFQALQHRIADLFADLAQMRSAVEAGLQAVDAGFGVARAATIAKAEANRVMHTMANEGIQLHGGIGMTDEYDVGFYLKRARVLEQSFGSSSWLKDRFSKLSGY from the coding sequence ATGGCCGTTCTCAACGAAGAACAGGAAATGCTGCGAGATATGGCGCGCGAATGGACCGTCAACGAAAGCCCGGTCACCGAATTCCGCAAGGTCCGCGCCAGCGGCGAGCCCGAAGCCTTCAACCGCGACGCCTATGCGACGATGGCGCAGATGGGCTGGGCCGGGGTCATCATCCCCGAAGAGCATGGCGGGTCGGACTTCGGCTTCCTGTCCGCGGGCCTCGTCGTCGAGGAACTCGGCAAGACGCTCACCGCCAGCCCGCTGGTGATGAACACCGTCGCCGCCTCGGCGATCGTTCTTGGCGGCAGCGACGAGCAGAAGGCCAGGTGGCTGCCCAGGCTGGCGAGCGGCGAGGCCATCGCCACCCTCGCCGTCGACGAAGGGCCGAGCCACGATCCTGCGAAGATCGAGACCAGTGTGTCCGACGGCAAGCTGAGCGGCACCAAGGCCTTCGTCCATGAAGCGCATGGTGCGGACCTGTTCGTCGTCGCGGCGAAGGACGGGCTTTACCTGGTCGAGAAAGGCGACGGCGTCGCGCTCACCACCCGCAAGCTGACCGACCAGCGCAGCCATGCCGACGTCACCTTCGACGGCGCGGCGGCGGAGAAGCTCGCCAATGGCGGCGACAGCCTGCTCGATGACGTGCTCGACCGCGCGCGCGTGCTCACCGCAGCCGAAATGCTCGGCATGGCGCAGCAAGTGTTCGACGACACGCTCGACTATCTGAAGCAGCGCGTGCAGTTCAACCAGGTGCTGGCGAGCTTCCAGGCGCTGCAACACCGCATCGCGGACCTCTTCGCCGATCTCGCCCAGATGCGCAGCGCGGTCGAGGCGGGCCTGCAAGCCGTCGATGCCGGCTTCGGCGTGGCGCGCGCGGCGACCATCGCCAAGGCGGAAGCCAACCGCGTTATGCACACCATGGCAAACGAGGGCATCCAGCTGCACGGCGGGATCGGCATGACCGATGAGTACGACGTCGGCTTCTATCTCAAGCGCGCCCGCGTGCTGGAGCAGAGCTTCGGTTCGTCGAGCTGGTTAAAGGACCGATTTTCCAAGCTTTCTGGCTACTAG